One stretch of Toxoplasma gondii ME49 chromosome XI, whole genome shotgun sequence DNA includes these proteins:
- a CDS encoding non-specific serine/threonine protein kinase (encoded by transcript TGME49_313900) codes for MEVPQSPYVGTYPPPEPPVWTGDKNMKSHFSPSTFAPSMPLPGTRLSASSRPDCCGQEPFSSTARPSPDPPPSPNPVGGLPPPGVHQRRRSPSCSAPSMCHSACSPPVSASAASPCNSLSGVSASHAQDCCLPPSVTWIQRLPTAAPPPFQNFGSPGFGSSGFGSPGPPREPPWWFGGDDGYDGGGGDEALRTLQLGLQAETSSVLWRYHLVHAMCRGLENSKGDVYGSPQILSNPAAGPGGGRWGEERLNGSAFLSSRLDSPPHSRQSRQRETCIGRLQSKPPHKGSFSAFPVSASSPKASPGGHRDGTEFYSQTTFDASQSSVQALRRGEDHHRRIAETRPSLHVSATARAPSVSLSYSPIPETCDRAATRRPLPPGPYAEAVGLTAQRFGRENGGAGVASLTQVGASIATVPALSEIPSASSFSACASCTGPPCRGEVRAGSAGGRGEDSVSWEESSSLKKAERVAEAEGSLSFFTTRAPTTPVAGKYSMPTSRGSNASLDAGREKGRQRDGDDNRGREKEKAREEKGEVNPRLELQWLDGDNVRWFNEELARKLRQYREKQLHAAANKIQDAWRNSARRQRERENELAVIADKLRKLKGEADGRASGKGQETCSGHRDRRKSHNERESETSSERERGREKLVRREREIEKLSRSESERGMRSRRKREGEKLRRHTEREASTEWGEERENSKKREKERKKQLRSESEMDALSRREREGGQLRRRGRERKEVGERREEKDLETEERSRKTRRERGREGEERRRILSPERAARTIEAAFRGFRVRRTVAHVTEEGRRRMPQQRGGDAEGNLEAFSFSQLKHLDELTQTLLPLELKVLAEASFRQPSGMDGRNGGRRGDKEEREGPSRRRLARGAARDRRRELRAQAILAAEVSTLTARALELRTQAEQHRGFRLPSPAASERQEREGRRPTSTAYARANFGKGEETKRERGKDSSSVPFSGSSSSPISSPFSRPPSLCSDGGEPRGARRRESREKHNMRDRQGGKRRRHATGTPEGHRRRGDEESDESEEKKEKKKDKKKDERDKKRDKKEEHTKEQVRRGLVDLVVEARAQMREEKKRSGRVEDEEESEDIKKNFRRRGMRDSSDSYEGKKRRCHSRSRRRSACRRQVYGKSEETEEVQRRGRHLRRREDQEEESRAPWGQGRVTGYPQAWMDRSISEGAIAGGGVYFPPTVWRPSSSHEPPAFAFHPLITLPSYLPRSPYAEPIPICANRQTHNVTLSLSSASPSFSSTSSPRSLVSFVSSKSTFTREERRTKEVDIEDLDEASEGSEPLGGPPAAATIRAAAAAVRHLGPFSGSIAVEAPESPEERRWSSFSPAARNVSLQTRPEKLQGEEHTKACLEAETTQGTADESVLGAAERARQEKVMLEKEREEAETRVKQLKKHLGEELARQEESRRRSLLRMSASPWRLSRKSSLASLSPSRCVSLDVAEKRHPDTADQKELVERRVLGEADRFTDTDRKTGGAAGTQEVSMGLPSSSLECEAQEKEEECRRREAARLLAEERVKAATGQAQLTLGEREEERRTKSLEDRRRRTLLSASVSPRADAGLVQIRITKAPSRVNGVSAHPCGRPPHPHSPTSASFIPPSACPLASTSQSSVRPRLFSGSPAASVRDKDEAHTRGITEDTSLMKLGEKADRKKEGYEASAVPAPTQAPPSSLGPNEKKGEEEEQNLQTRPEIGSSPPMLSANVSHVESEGPENGAISVTGKSRQQPVHAANLRLPVLPPSVMRPRRTSGSGTPESRSVSPPQAAVRGVPQGQDASKKERNEGDRDQHQGGKPLEGGRTTEGQHSASDKEIFFTPSPSPEGVLSPSSPSLLTPFPTREHAGKPPLPIALSSTSSSSIFASSVPWSAAGQAGDQGRGAAGAGEGETEDRGPNEELEGKKYTKTEEEPNGDKQGPSEGGRTSSQTETSRVTRPLPFLSVQDEGGREERGRLLSTSKERRSHSRPASSPLSPLASPRPLSSQAVKGLRAKPRGAPSSAHSQEEGVENMAHADSVSSLDGSGEGNEKRASEKRRKNEQADTFEGSTTPVREEKVLEKSESREVRIEEAKADKASESGKPENTGASSGASNATVSSPLASPWTQSPSPVASPSHHACTGGTPPVDSASQASPSIFGTFSLRREAVSETGAKPTRIKRSQATPRSPLVSPRPLSSLREVRAKTPAALTPSTDGTMQREAPKQSDELVEQRGKPMGAEGWQPTQDDEGNKETEERLKQQEEERTTTKAEEERKMQEEEERKKKKEEEERKKKKEEEERKKKKEEEERKKKKEEEERKKKKEEEERKKQEEEERKKKKEEEERKKKKEEEERKKKREEEERKKQEEEERKKKKEEEERKKKKEEEERKKKKEEEERKKKKEEEERKKKKEEEERKKQEEEERKKQEEEERKKKKEEEERKKKKEEEERQKRKQEERQKKKEEEERKKKEEEERKKKKEEEERKKKKEEEERTKKEEEERTKKEEEERKKQEEEERKKKEEEERKKKEEEARKKQEGGKRQTDEEHGEKKAESSIGFDSGSRGEKSRAATNRIGSEESPKEARKEESSRSIVHKDRDGAIKKGEQISKEGELIDLKEHLQTHEEHGPRKEDLDHRAVRRKLRDHQQAQEQQALLQQQARSESLLRRLRAAVKIQRAWRRHRKRVFRKKTQEKKALSADALRKQEEKRLEDERRERERRHQDLRQRMALLAEARRREEEGEAGERRLSDEEGEDVFSAGRKPEILEEEARRSGIRIFEPIVQEGGGVSQRTVTLYDRSTGTNEIAKRRQARAAEPRPQLRADPQASRRVDKECVSIQSDGRSRDDDARSVHAISRKASRREKRGSVTSEEGEQGGGSRLQEISDSPREEGASSAGESTDELPRIVLHMPSRRLSSSSENISSGDEAASQDVSDDEGREGLRRSAAQPRPEQEDDIRRRIRRMLREALDEKMRKSADSGVLIGDGIGVVSHMKRHSDAFGGSPHLYAVPRDIVSEACRDIHPEPAGRLRIGSERRFLEDGDARERGDRDKGRDSPKAPTTASPRSPRIPSADSLARHTYFFQQRRPSVEGPVEEVGRGWSTTQEASSSRGSSTAVPFDPAPVTSSREVISPASAAYSSSISWSRNCVAPRGSVSSHTTLQQREAKNRSKMSWLAPPSDSRSDETDSEEGFVFVEKQPAYRETVTGSSLALATRAEPREAAPQPGSQATPRLAPSRSAVPSLEDRRDERLPPERHSFVGFKEQESRRGLTEKETFSEQTRTDTPLGETGKNESGPPRSGVQDPIKTVGEIFHCLHDRDRDCLLGQLGYPSQASGLFAHTDKPDHVAPVVKPPRCRPSSECPSEPNSVPLLSPREERLEGSPRRLSDPRIPALLLPEDVVIGPTGHRRSDFTRRLSQDNKREADAGT; via the exons ATGGAAGTTCCACAGTCACCATATGTGGGGACCTACCCCCCTCCCGAGCCGCCTGTCTGGACTGGAGACAAGAACATGAAGTCCCACTTTTCCCCGTCCACTTTTGCTCCTTCAATGCCCCTGCCCGGGACgcgtctgtctgcgtcttctcgccccgACTGTTGCGGACAAGagcctttttcttcgactGCCCGTCCGTCGCCGGACCCTCCTCCGTCGCCTAACCCTGTCGGGGGTCTTCCTCCCCCTGGGGTCCATCAGCGCCGTCGCTCGCCGTCCTGCTCCGCGCCGTCTATGTGCCACAGCGCCTGTTCACCTCCTGTATCCgcgtctgctgcgtctccctgCAACTCGCTTTCGGGTGTATCGGCTTCTCACGCACAAGACTGTTGCCTGCCTCCCAGTGTCACTTGGATTCAGCGCCTCCCCACTGCGGCTCCTCCACCCTTTCAGAACTTCGGTTCACCGGGGTTCGGCTCATCCGGCTTCGGTTCTCCTGGACCCCCGCGAGAGCCCCCGTGGTGGTTCGGCGGAGACGATGGATACGATGGAGGTGGAGGGGACGAGGCTCTGCGGACTCTGCAGCTTGGCCTCCAAGCTGAGACGTCGAGCGTTCTATGG CGGTATCACCTGGTGCATGCAATGTGTCGGGGTCTCGAAAATTCAAAGGGAGACGTGTACGGTTCTCCACAGATACTTTCGAATCCTGCTGCGGGGCCTGGAGGCGGGCGTTGGGGTGAAGAGAGACTGAACGGTTccgcctttctgtcttctcgacTTGACTCTCCTCCGCACTCTCGCCAGTCGCGACAACGCGAGACTTGCATAGGGAGGCTCCAGTCAAAGCCACCCCACAAAggctctttctctgctttccctgtctccgcgtcctcCCCCAAGGCCTCTCCAGGCGGGCACAGGGACGGAACCGAGTTCTATTCGCAGACTACATTCGACGCCTCACAGTCATCTGTGCAAGCGCTCCGCCGAGGTGAGGACCATCATCGTCGCATCGCTGAAACGAGGCCTTCATTGCATGTGAGTGCCACTGCTCGTGCGCCTTCGGTGTCTTTATCATATTCCCCGATTCCTGAAACATGTGATCGTGCTGCCACACGAAGACCTCTGCCGCCGGGTCCCTACGCGGAAGCTGTCGGCCTCACGGCTCAGCGTTTTGGGCGAGAAAACGGGGGCGCCGGGGTCGCTTCTCTCACCCAAGTCGGTGCCTCAATTGCCACGGTCCCGGCTCTGTCAGAGATCCCTTCTGCCTCCAGCTTCTCCGCGTGTGCCTCCTGTACTGGGCCGCCGTGCCGAGGGGAAGTGAGAGCAGGGTCTGCGGGCGGTAGAGGCGAGGACTCAGTTTCGTGGGAAGAATCTTCTTCGTTGAAAAAGGCCGAGAGGGTCGCGGAGGCGGAGGGgagtctttccttctttacGACTCGGGCGCCGACGACGCCAGTAGCCGGAAAATATTCCATGCCTACGAGCCGGGGAAGCAATGCATCACTGgacgcaggcagagagaaggggcgGCAGCGGGACGGAGACGATAatagaggaagagagaaggagaaggcgagagaagaaaagggtgAAGTGAACCCCCGGCTTGAGTTGCAGTGGCTAGACGGAGACAATGTCCGATGGTTCAATGAAGAGCTCGCCCGGAAGCTGCGCCAGTaccgagagaagcagctgcatgcagccgcgaACAAAATTCAGGATGCTTGGAGAAAttcggcgaggagacagcgcgagagagaaaacgaactcgCTGTCATTGCCGACAAACTGCGGAAACtgaaaggagaggcagacggaaGAGCGTCCGGAAAGGGACAGGAGACTTGCAGCGgccacagagacaggaggaaaagCCACAACGAACGTGAGAGTGAGACGTctagcgagagagagagagggagggagaagctggtacgcagagagagagagatagagaagTTGAGCAGGAGCGAAAGTGAGAGAGGTATGCGGAGtaggaggaagcgagagggagagaagttacgaagacacacagagagagaggcatcGACAGAGTggggggaagagagagagaattcgaaaaagagagaaaaggagagaaagaagcagctgaGGAGCGAAAGTGAGATGGATGCGTTGAGcagaagggaaagagagggagggcaattgagaaggagaggaagagagagaaaggaggtaggggaaagaagagaagagaaagacctggaaacagaggaacGGTCGCGAAAGAccaggcgagaaagaggtcgagaaggagaggaacgtCGGCGGATACTATCGCCCGAGCGTGCAGCTCGAACTATCGAGGCTGCGTTTCGGGGGTTTCGCGTTCGGCGAACGGTGGCGCATGTTacggaagaagggagacgaagaatgccgcaacagagaggaggcgacgcagaaggaaaccTGGAGgccttttcgttttctcaaCTAAAGCATCTCGACGAACTGACGcagacgcttcttcctctcgaacTGAAAGTCCTCGCAGAAGCCTCGTTCAGACAACCGTCAGGAATGGACGGACGGAACGGCGGACGCcggggagacaaagaagagagagaaggcccTTCGCGAAGAAGGCTTGCGAGAGGGGCGgcaagagacaggagaagagaacttcGTGCCCAGGCAATCCTCGCCGCAGAAGTATCCACTTTGACTGCACGAGCGCTGGAGCTGAGGACGCAGGCAGAACAACACAGAGGCTTCCGTCTACCTTCTCCAGCCGCGTCTGAGCGCcaggagcgagaaggacgaagaccAACGAGCACGGCCTATGCGCGTGCGAATTttggaaaaggagaagaaacaaaaagagaaagagggaaagatagctcctctgttcctttctccgggtcttcttcgtctcctatCTCGTCCCCGTTCTCGCGGCCCCCTTCGCTCTGCAGCGACGGCGGGGAGCCGAGGGGagcaaggagaagagagagtcgagagaagcacaacatgagagacagacagggaggaaagcgacgaagacatGCGACTGGAACACCTGAGGGTcacaggaggagaggagatgaagaaagcgacgagagtgaggagaagaaagagaagaagaaagataagaagaaagatgagagagataagaagagagacaagaaggaggaacATACGAAGGAACAGGTGCGTCGAGGGTTGGTTGATCTTGTGGTCGAAGCCAGAGCGCAGATgcgggaggagaaaaaacgttcAGGACGGgtggaggacgaggaagagagcgaagacatAAAGAAGAATTTCAGACGGAGAGGAATGCGAGACTCCAGTGACTCAtacgaaggaaagaaacgacgaTGTCATTCTCGCAGTCGCAGACGCTCTGCGTGTAGAAGACAAGTGTATGGAAAGAGtgaagaaacggaggaggTACAAAGGCGGGGGAGGCACttgaggaggcgagaagatcaggaagaagagtccCGGGCACCTTGGGGACAGGGGCGAGTTACAGGGTACCCGCAAGCCTGGATGGATCGTTCTATTTCAGAGGGGGCAATTGCTGGAGGCGGCGTCTACTTTCCACCTACGGTGTGGAGGCCATCAAGCAGTCATGAGCCTCCCGCCTTCGCGTTCCATCCTCTAATCACCCTCCCTTCGTACTTGCCTCGGTCCCCCTATGCTGAACCGATCCCTATATGCGCCAACCGACAGACCCACAATGtgactctgtctctgtcttctgcatctccgtctttttcgtcgacttcttctccccgttctctcgtgtccttcgtctcttccaaGTCCACGTTcacgagggaagaaagaagaacgaaggaagTAGATATCGAGGATCTGGACGAGGCGTCGGAGGGTTCGGAGCCCCTGGGCGGACCTCCCGCGGCAGCCACGATTCGAgcagcggctgctgctgtgcGCCACCTCGGGCCATTCTCTGGATCTATTGCCGTCGAGGCTCCTGAGTctccagaagagagacgctggtcctctttctcgcctgcgGCTAGGAACGTCTCCCTTCAAACGCGGCCTGAAAAACTCCAGGGCGAGGAGCACACGAAGGCGTGCCTGGAGGCCGAGACGACACAGGGGACAGCTGATGAATCGGTGCTGGGCGCGGCCGAGAGAGCAAGGCAAGAGAAAGTCATGCTGGAGAAAGAGCGCGAAGAGGCCGAAACGAGGGtgaagcagctgaagaaacaTCTAGGCGAAGAACTCgcaagacaagaagaaagccgaCGACGGAGTCTCCTCCGcatgtctgcgtctccgtggCGGCTCTCCCGAAAAAGCTCTCTTGCCTCACTCTCGCCTAGTCGGTGTGTGTCCCTCGACGtcgcagaaaaacgacacCCAGACACGGCAGACCAAAAGGAACTTGTGGAGAGAAGGGTGCTCGGAGAGGCGGACCGTTTCACAGACACGGATCGAAAGACGGGAGGAGCCGCGGGGACGCAGGAGGTATCGATGGGGCTGCCTTCCTCGAGTCTGGAATGCGAAgcacaggaaaaagaagaggagtgtcgaagaagagaggcagcaaGACTGCTggcggaagagagagtcAAGGCTGCGACAGGGCAGGCTCAGTTGACGctgggggagagagaagaagaacgacgaaCAAAGAGCCTCGAGgaccggagaagaagaacgctcTTGTCGGCTTCGGTTTCGCCTCGGGCCGATGCTGGTCTCGTCCAGATTCGGATCACCAAAGCACCTTCCCGGGTCAATGGAGTCTCTGCCCACCCTTGTGGCCGCCCCCCTCACCCGCATTCGCCTACCTCGGCTTCTTTCATCCCACCCTCTGCGTGCCCGCTGGCGTCTACCTCGCAGTCGTCTGTGcgtcctcgtcttttctccggctCTCCAGCAGCTTCTGTCCGTGACAAGGACGAGGCTCACACGCGGGGAATAACCGAAGACACCTCCCTGATGAAACtcggcgagaaggcagacagaaagaaagaaggataCGAAGCGTCGGCAGTGCCTGCTCCAACGCaagcgcctccttcgtctctgggaccaaacgagaagaagggagaagaagaagaacagaatCTTCAGACACGTCCTGAGATAGGCTCGAGCCCCCCTATGCTCTCTGCAAACGTTTCACATGTTGAATCCGAGGGTCCTGAAAATGGAGCAATTTCGGTGACCGGAAAAAGCAGGCAAcagcctgtgcatgcagcaaatCTCAGGCTGCCTGTGCTCCCGCCTTCCGTCATGCGACCTCGTCGAACCAGCGGGTCTGGAACGCCCGAAAGCCGGTCGGTGTCGCCTCCTCAGGCGGCAGTTCGCGGGGTCCCTCAGGGTCAAGATGcgtcgaaaaaagagagaaacgaaggagaccgAGACCAGCATCAAGGGGGGAAGCCACtggaaggaggaaggacaACAGAAGGACAACACAGTGCGTCAGACAAGgagatcttcttcactccTTCTCCGAGTCCAGAAGGAGTCTTGTCACCGTCCTCCCCATCCCTTCTGACTCCTTTTCCTACGCGTGAGCACGCAGGAAAGCCGCCCTTGCCCAttgctctctcctcgacatcttcgtcctcgatcttcgcctcctctgtccCCTGGTCGGCTGCGGGGCAGGCCGGCGATCAAGGTCGAGGAGCTGCGGGAgcaggcgagggagagactgaagaTCGAGGGCCGAACGAAGAATTAGAAGGGAAGAAATACacaaagacagaagaagagccgaaCGGGGACAAGCAAGGACCGTCTGAGGGGGGACGCACGTCGTCTCAGACGGAAACCTCTCGGGTGACACggcctcttcctttcctctccgttcaagatgaaggcggcagagaggaacgaggccGTTTGCTGTCTACATCGAAAGAAAGACGGAGCCACTCGCGGCccgcttcgtcgcctttgtcccctctcgcttcgcCGCGGCCTCTGTCGTCTCAGGCAGTCAAAGGCCTTCGTGCAAAGCCCAGGGGCGCTCCCAGTTCAGCGCACTCACAAGAAGAAGGCGTGGAAAACATGGCGCATGCTGACAGTGTCTCTTCACTAGacggaagtggagaaggcaACGAGAAGCGGGCctcagagaagagaagaaagaatgAGCAAGCAGACACTTTCGAGGGGTCTACAACTCCggtgagagaggagaaggttCTGGAAAAAAGTGAGAGCAGGGAAGTTAGAATAGAGGAAGCCAAGGCCGACAAAGCCAGCGAAAGCGGCAAACCAGAGAACACGGGGGCTTCTTCAGGTGCTTCAAATGCCACGGTTTCCTCCCCGCTCGCGTCGCCGTGGACTCAGTCGCCATCCCCTGTTGCTTCGCCCTCTCACCATGCATGCACCGGGGGAACCCCGCCAGTGGACTCAGCTTCTCAGGCCTCCCCGTCCATCTTTGggactttctctcttcggagGGAAGCGGTGTCAGAAACCGGCGCAAAACCGACAAGAATAAAAAGGAGTCAGGCGACGCCGCGATCGCCGCTCGTATCTCCTCGccccctctcctctttgcgCGAAGTCCGAGCGAAGACGCCTGCGGCCCTCACACCCTCGACAGACGGGACGATGCAGCGAGAAGCGCCAAAGCAAAGCGACGAGCTAGTAGAACAACGAGGCAAGCCTATGGGCGCAGAGGGTTGGCAGCCGACGCAGGACGatgaaggaaacaaagaaacggaggaaagactgaagcagcaggaagaagagaggacgacaacgaaggcagaagaagagcggaagatgcaggaagaagaagagaggaagaaaaagaaggaagaggaagagaggaagaaaaagaaggaagaagaagagcggaagaaaaagaaggaagaggaagagaggaagaaaaagaaggaagaggaagagaggaagaaaaagaaggaagaagaagagcggaagaagcaggaagaggaagagaggaagaaaaagaaggaagaggaagagaggaagaaaaagaaggaagaggaagagaggaagaaaaagagggaagaagaagagcggaagaagcaggaagaggaagagaggaagaaaaagaaggaagaggaagagaggaagaaaaagaaggaagaggaagagaggaagaaaaagaaggaagaagaagagcggaagaaaaagaaggaagaggaagagaggaagaaaaagaaggaagaagaagagcggaagaagcaggaagaggaagagcggaagaagcaggaagaggaagagaggaagaaaaagaaggaagaggaagagaggaagaaaaagaaggaagaagaagagaggcagaaaaggaagcaagaagagaggcagaaaaagaaggaagaagaagagcggaagaagaaggaagaagaagagcggaagaaaaagaaggaagaagaagagcggaagaaaaagaaggaagaagaagagaggacgaagaaggaagaagaagagaggacgaagaaggaagaagaagagaggaagaagcaggaagaagaagagcggaagaagaaggaagaagaagagcggaagaagaaggaagaagaagcgcgaaagaagcaggaaggaggaaagagacaaacggaCGAGGaacacggagagaaaaaagcagaaagcagcATCGGGTTCGACTCGGGAtctcgaggagaaaagagtcgCGCCGCGACTAATAGGATAGGGAGTGAAGAGAGTCCAAAGGAGgcaaggaaggaagagagcagTCGAAGCATAGTTCACAAAGATCGGGATGGGGCGATAAAGAAAGGCGAACAGATAtcgaaggaaggcgaactGATTGATCTTAAGGAACATCTTCAAACACACGAAGAACATGGGCCTCGAAAAGAAGATTTAGACCATCGGGCAGTGCGCAGAAAACTGCGCGATCACCAGCAGGCACAAGAGCAGCAGGCTCTCCTTCAGCAACAGGCGAGGAGTGAGAGCCTTTTGCGACGTCTCCGGGCTGCTGTGAAAATTCAGAGAGCCTGGCGTAGGCATCGAAAGCGAGTCTTCCgcaagaagacacaggagaagaaggcgctgaGCGCAGATGCCttgagaaaacaagaagaaaagagactgGAAGATGagcggagggagagagaaaggagacaccagGACCTTCGTCAGCGTATGGCGTTGCTGGCTGAGGcgcggcggagagaagaagagggtgaggccggagagaggagactgagTGACGAAGAGGGCGAAGACGTTTTTTCGGCTGGACGGAAGCCTGAGATActtgaggaagaagcaagaaggTCAGGAATTCGAATCTTTGAGCCTATTGTGCAGGAAGGCGGAGGCGTATCGCAGCGGACAGTGACGCTCTACGACCGCTCCACAGGAACGAATGAAATTGCAAAACGCAGGCAGGCGAGAGCAGCAGAGCCACGCCCACAGCTGCGAGCAGACCCTCAGGCGTCTAGGAGAGTTGACAAAGAGTGTGTAAGTATTCAAAGCGACGGACGGTCACGGGACGACGATGCAAGGTCCGTTCATGCCATTTCTAGGAAGGcttcgaggagagagaagagagggtcGGTgacaagcgaagaaggagagcagggGGGCGGGTCGAGACTGCAAGAAATCAGCGACAgcccgagagaagaaggcgcttcGTCGGCAGGAGAATCCACTGACGAACTACCCCGCATTGTCCTTCACATGCCGAGCCGCCGGTTAAGCTCCTCTTCCGAGAATATCTCGAGTGGGGACGAAGCGGCGAGCCAGGACGTgagcgacgacgaaggcagagagggaTTAAGAAGATCTGCGGCTCAGCCGCGCCCGGAGCAAGAGGATGATATCCGGCGGCGCATACGCCGAATGCTGCGTGAGGCCCTGGATGAGAAAATGCGGAAGAGTGCTGACTCGGGCGTCCTGATCGGAGATGGCATTGGTGTCGTGAGCCACATGAAGCGACACTCTGATGCCTTTGGGGGGTCGCCGCATCTGTATGCAGTTCCCCGGGACATCGTAAGTGAGGCCTGCAGGGACATACACCCCGAGCCCGCCGGGAGGCTTCGTATTGGTTCTGAGCGTCGTTTTCtggaggacggagacgcccGGGAAAGAGGAGATAGAGACAAGGGACGTGACAGTCCTAAGGCGCCGACCACCGCCTCACCGCGCTCCCCCAGAATCCCCAGTGCGGACAGTTTGGCCAGACATACCTATTTTTTTCAACAGCGCCGACCGTCAGTTGAAGGCCCTGTGGAAGAAGTAGGAAGGGGCTGGTCGACGACGCAAGAGGCAAGTTCATCGAGAGGCTCGTCAACTGCGGTACCCTTCGACCCAGCTCCTGTGACGTCTTCAAGAGAAGTGATATCTCCCGCGTCTGCCGCGTACAGCTCTTCGATTAGCTGGAGTAGGAACTGCGTTGCTCCACGAGGGTCAGTCTCGTCACACACAACCCTACAGCAAAGAGAAGCCAAAAACCGAAGCAAAATGTCGTGGCTCGCGCCCCCTTCGGACAGCCGCTCCGACGAAACCGACTCTGAAGAAggtttcgtcttcgtcgaaaAGCAACCAGCATATCGGGAAACCGTCACTGGGTCCTCGCTGGCGCTCGCCACGAGAGCAGAACCTAGGGAGGCTGCACCGCAACCTGGGAGTCAAGCAACACCAAGACTCGCTCCGTCACGCAGCGCTGTTCCGAGTCTGGAAGACAGACGTGACGAGAGACTTCCTCCTGAGCGGCACTCGTTCGTAGGTTTCAAGGAacaagagagcagaagaggcttaacagagaaggagactttCAGTGAACAGACGCGAACGGATACCCCGTTGGGAGAGACGGGCAAAAACGAGTCCGGGCCTCCGAGGTCGGGCGTGCAAGACCCGATCAAAACTGTGGGTGAAATCTTTCATTGTCTCCATGATCGTGATAGGGACTGTCTTCTCGGACAGCTGGGATACCCCTCTCAGGCAAGTGGGCTTTTCGCACACACTGACAAGCCTGATCACGTGGCGCCTGTCGTGAAGCCACCGCGGTGTCGGCCGTCATCAGAATGTCCTTCCGAACCTAACTCCGTTCCGCTGTTATCTCCGCGTGAGGAGAGACTCGAAGGGTCGCCGAGGCGGCTGTCCGACCCTCGCATCCCTGCATTGTTACTGCCGGAGGATGTAGTGATAGGCCCGACAGGCCATCGTCGCAGCGATTTCACTAGACGATTGTCGCAAGACAACAAACGCGAGGCGGATGCAGGCACATAA